A section of the Candidatus Acidiferrales bacterium genome encodes:
- a CDS encoding YceI family protein: MRKIIPFGFAVLSSLTVVYGQAKNIEADRRLSSITYHVYHIFHSVDGVSSEIFCSGQLDSISHKLKLINVSANVLSFNSGNSSRDKTAMNAVDAEHYSQVVFQSDTINYVSDSTLFVVGKLSFHGITNEISMPVSLNYESGTTDCEGGFEANFSDYNVERPSIFFISIGNKFGIKFHIVFDSTF, encoded by the coding sequence ATGAGAAAAATTATTCCGTTCGGATTTGCGGTACTCTCATCGCTCACCGTGGTTTACGGACAGGCCAAAAACATTGAGGCCGATAGGAGGCTGTCTTCGATCACTTACCATGTCTATCATATCTTTCATTCCGTTGACGGTGTGAGTAGCGAAATATTCTGTTCCGGTCAATTAGACAGCATCAGCCATAAGCTAAAATTGATCAATGTATCTGCCAATGTCCTTTCTTTCAACAGTGGTAATTCAAGCCGCGATAAAACCGCAATGAATGCTGTCGATGCCGAGCATTATTCGCAAGTTGTCTTTCAAAGTGATACGATCAACTATGTCTCGGATTCGACTTTGTTCGTGGTGGGAAAATTATCGTTCCATGGGATCACCAATGAAATATCCATGCCGGTTTCCCTGAATTATGAATCGGGCACGACGGATTGTGAAGGTGGTTTCGAGGCAAACTTCAGCGATTACAACGTAGAACGACCGTCGATATTTTTTATTTCAATCGGTAATAAATTTGGAATAAAGTTTCACATTGTTTTCGATAGCACATTCTGA
- the argS gene encoding arginine--tRNA ligase, with the protein MKDYLKSKLLEALRKSGIETSVDIFFEKPKAESHGDLSTNFALLAAKEFKMKPREIAQKIVGHIEVDSSLVESCEIAGPGFINFKFTKKYFVSFIREVLNNGEAFGRSSAGAGKKTQVEFVSANPTGPLTVGHGRNAVFGDTVANLLEWTGHEVTREYYFNNAGRQMRVLGDSVRLRYKELLGEGINFPDDYYQGEYIREIAKHLYDEHGTGIANEPPEGIFKEKAEHEIFEDIKKTLNRLRIEFDVFYNENSLYETGKIKEVISALESAGLAYDKEGAKWFKATAVGGDQDKVIVKSSGEPTYRLPDVAYHIEKFRRGFELIVDIFGSDHIATYPDVLLALKSLGYDTEKIKVLIHQFVTIFQNGEVVKMSTRKANFITLDELIDWVGADAVRFFFLMRSIGTHLNFDIDLAKKQSDENPVFYLQYAHARIASIIRFAESEGISPKDAPGQLSTVGSKLSAESLELLREKEEIELAKMLGELPEVIEAAASTFEPHRIISYLQEVAEAFHRFYHLHRVVIPDRELAKSRLALCLATKIVLANGFEILGISAPEKM; encoded by the coding sequence ATGAAGGATTATCTTAAATCAAAACTTCTGGAAGCCCTTCGGAAATCGGGAATTGAAACATCTGTGGATATCTTTTTCGAGAAACCGAAAGCGGAATCACACGGTGACCTCTCGACTAATTTCGCACTCCTTGCTGCAAAAGAGTTTAAGATGAAGCCGCGGGAGATTGCGCAAAAAATAGTCGGACATATCGAAGTGGATTCGTCGTTAGTCGAGAGTTGTGAAATTGCCGGTCCTGGTTTCATCAATTTCAAATTCACGAAGAAATATTTTGTTTCGTTCATAAGAGAAGTTCTGAATAACGGCGAGGCTTTTGGAAGGTCCAGTGCCGGTGCGGGAAAGAAAACGCAAGTCGAATTCGTGAGCGCTAACCCGACAGGACCGTTGACGGTGGGACATGGACGTAATGCAGTTTTCGGAGACACGGTTGCGAACCTCCTCGAATGGACGGGCCATGAAGTGACGCGAGAATATTATTTTAACAATGCCGGAAGACAAATGCGTGTGCTCGGTGACTCTGTACGTCTGCGTTACAAGGAGCTACTCGGTGAAGGGATTAATTTCCCCGACGATTACTATCAGGGAGAATATATCCGAGAGATAGCGAAACATTTGTATGATGAGCACGGGACCGGCATAGCAAATGAACCGCCCGAAGGGATTTTTAAAGAAAAAGCCGAACACGAAATCTTTGAAGACATAAAGAAGACTCTAAACCGTCTTCGAATAGAATTCGACGTATTTTATAACGAAAACTCACTCTACGAGACAGGAAAAATAAAGGAAGTCATCTCCGCACTTGAATCTGCGGGGCTCGCCTACGATAAAGAGGGGGCGAAATGGTTCAAGGCAACCGCGGTCGGCGGCGACCAGGATAAAGTCATCGTAAAAAGCAGCGGTGAGCCAACGTACCGTCTCCCCGATGTTGCGTACCATATCGAAAAATTTCGCCGCGGCTTCGAGCTAATCGTAGACATTTTCGGATCCGACCATATTGCAACGTACCCCGATGTTCTGCTTGCTCTAAAATCGCTCGGGTACGACACCGAGAAAATAAAGGTCTTAATCCACCAGTTCGTGACGATTTTTCAGAACGGCGAAGTCGTCAAGATGTCAACTCGAAAGGCAAATTTCATAACACTCGATGAGCTGATTGATTGGGTCGGAGCCGACGCCGTTAGATTTTTCTTCTTAATGAGAAGCATCGGAACACATTTGAATTTCGACATCGATCTCGCAAAAAAACAGAGTGACGAAAATCCTGTTTTTTATTTACAATATGCACATGCAAGAATCGCGAGCATCATTCGCTTCGCCGAGAGCGAGGGAATTTCTCCAAAGGATGCCCCCGGACAACTCTCAACTGTCGGTAGCAAACTATCCGCCGAGAGCCTTGAGCTATTGAGAGAGAAAGAGGAAATCGAGCTCGCGAAAATGCTCGGGGAGCTACCGGAAGTCATCGAAGCGGCTGCTTCAACATTCGAGCCTCATAGGATAATCAGCTACTTGCAGGAAGTAGCCGAGGCGTTCCACAGATTCTACCACCTCCACCGTGTTGTAATTCCTGATAGGGAGCTTGCCAAATCGAGATTGGCACTGTGCCTTGCGACGAAGATTGTTCTTGCAAATGGATTTGAGATTCTGGGAATTAGCGCTCCGGAGAAGATGTAG
- a CDS encoding tetratricopeptide repeat protein, whose product MLKPRKRITKKELKQDQLITTYVKAVDFFRSNRKMVSGTITGLVIAAIVIVVYLNNRRADNLKAATELSQVLSLFNGGAYQVAINGDPARNIAGLKSIVESYGGSESGEQAKIYLADCYYYLGDYDNALKYFKDYDGSDKLLEASADAGIAEVYEVKGDYRKSAEYYDRAASRDSKNFLTPQYLVGAARSYIKIEKKDKATELLTRVRKNFPDSPYAMNLDYYMAEAKIE is encoded by the coding sequence ATGCTAAAACCCAGGAAGAGAATAACAAAGAAAGAACTCAAGCAAGATCAACTGATCACCACCTACGTCAAGGCGGTGGATTTTTTCAGGAGCAACAGGAAAATGGTAAGCGGTACCATCACAGGGTTGGTGATCGCGGCCATCGTCATCGTCGTGTATTTGAACAACAGGCGCGCCGATAACCTGAAAGCCGCAACTGAGCTTTCACAGGTCTTGAGTCTATTTAACGGCGGGGCGTATCAAGTAGCGATCAACGGTGATCCAGCTCGTAATATCGCCGGGCTGAAATCGATAGTCGAAAGTTATGGAGGCTCCGAAAGCGGAGAACAGGCTAAGATTTACCTTGCAGACTGCTATTACTATCTCGGCGATTATGATAATGCTTTGAAATATTTCAAAGATTACGACGGGAGCGACAAGCTGCTTGAAGCGAGTGCGGATGCAGGCATTGCCGAAGTTTACGAAGTCAAGGGGGATTACAGGAAATCTGCAGAGTACTATGATCGTGCAGCTTCTCGCGATTCGAAGAATTTTCTCACTCCACAGTATCTTGTGGGTGCCGCGAGAAGTTACATCAAGATCGAAAAAAAAGACAAGGCAACCGAGTTGCTCACTCGGGTTCGCAAAAACTTTCCCGATTCTCCCTACGCGATGAATCTAGATTATTATATGGCAGAAGCGAAAATCGAGTGA
- a CDS encoding Ni/Fe hydrogenase subunit alpha, with the protein MSNTRTLKVDYLPRVEGEGTLFIKTRNSHVEDIKFKIFEPPRFFEAFLRGRKYSEAPDITARICGICPVAYQMSSVHAMEDVFGVKVEGQLRELRRLLYCGEWIESHVLHVYMLHAPDFLGYQDAIQLAKDHPEAVQRGLRMKKTGNDLVALLAGREIHPINVKVGGFYKLPRKEDFSEILERLKQARDEAYETVLWTATLPFPNFEYDYEFVSLSHPNEYPLNEGRLISNKGLNIDIREYELMFHETHAPYSNALQSTMKGRGAYLTGPLARYNLNFEKLSPLAMQAAKEVKATPPVLNPFKSIIVRAVETVFACEEAIRIIENYTPPENPAINYPVKPGFGFGCTEAPRGILYHRYLVGDDGLIKDAKIVPPTAQNQRMIESDLRNFVTANINLPKQDLTLQCEQLVRNYDPCISCATHFLKLEIEEI; encoded by the coding sequence ATGAGTAACACTAGAACCTTAAAAGTCGACTACCTTCCGCGAGTAGAGGGTGAAGGAACCCTCTTCATCAAGACACGAAATTCGCATGTCGAAGATATCAAGTTCAAAATATTCGAGCCGCCCCGTTTCTTTGAAGCATTCCTCCGCGGCAGGAAATATTCCGAGGCTCCCGACATTACAGCACGCATCTGTGGAATCTGTCCGGTCGCTTACCAGATGAGCTCCGTCCACGCCATGGAAGATGTCTTCGGCGTTAAAGTCGAGGGACAGCTTCGCGAACTACGTCGCCTGCTTTACTGCGGAGAATGGATAGAGAGTCATGTGCTTCACGTTTATATGCTCCACGCTCCCGATTTTCTCGGATACCAAGATGCAATTCAACTAGCAAAAGATCATCCCGAAGCGGTCCAGCGGGGATTGCGGATGAAGAAAACCGGCAATGATCTCGTTGCCCTTCTGGCAGGAAGAGAAATTCATCCAATAAACGTGAAGGTCGGCGGATTTTATAAACTTCCGCGTAAGGAGGACTTTTCCGAAATTCTCGAAAGACTTAAACAGGCAAGAGACGAAGCTTATGAAACAGTCCTCTGGACTGCGACTTTGCCGTTCCCGAATTTTGAATACGATTACGAGTTCGTGTCTCTGAGCCATCCAAACGAGTACCCGTTAAACGAAGGGAGACTCATATCGAACAAAGGACTCAACATCGACATTCGCGAGTATGAACTGATGTTCCATGAAACACATGCTCCGTATTCAAATGCACTGCAATCGACCATGAAAGGAAGGGGAGCCTATCTCACCGGACCGTTGGCGAGGTATAATCTCAACTTCGAGAAGCTTTCTCCGCTGGCGATGCAGGCGGCAAAAGAAGTCAAAGCTACGCCTCCCGTATTGAATCCTTTTAAAAGCATAATTGTCCGCGCCGTCGAGACGGTTTTTGCCTGCGAAGAAGCAATCAGGATAATTGAGAATTACACACCTCCTGAAAATCCGGCAATTAATTATCCCGTAAAACCCGGCTTCGGGTTTGGATGCACCGAGGCTCCGCGCGGGATACTTTATCATCGTTACCTGGTCGGCGACGATGGCCTTATCAAAGATGCAAAGATCGTTCCGCCGACTGCACAGAACCAGAGAATGATTGAATCTGATCTGAGGAATTTCGTTACGGCAAACATAAATCTGCCCAAACAGGACCTGACACTCCAGTGTGAACAGTTAGTTCGCAACTATGACCCTTGCATCTCCTGTGCAACGCATTTCTTGAAATTAGAAATCGAAGAGATTTGA
- the rsfS gene encoding ribosome silencing factor, giving the protein MPAKNPARGEEKTMQYKIAELALTKKARDVVILELRRLTSMTDYFVVCTGDSETQVKAIANAIMYGMEELGEKAWHVEGMQNLQWVLLDYVDVVVHIFHKDARSFYGLEKLWGDAKVQRVADAASPARSRKSGGTTRRKKSIDVERAAE; this is encoded by the coding sequence ATGCCGGCCAAAAATCCCGCTCGCGGCGAAGAGAAAACCATGCAATATAAGATTGCCGAGCTTGCATTAACGAAGAAGGCCAGAGACGTAGTAATCCTTGAATTACGCAGGCTGACTTCCATGACAGATTACTTCGTCGTATGTACCGGCGATTCGGAAACGCAGGTCAAAGCAATTGCCAACGCGATTATGTACGGTATGGAGGAACTTGGAGAGAAGGCATGGCACGTCGAAGGTATGCAGAACTTGCAGTGGGTCCTGCTCGATTATGTTGACGTCGTGGTACACATATTCCACAAGGATGCGAGATCGTTCTACGGACTTGAAAAACTTTGGGGCGATGCGAAAGTCCAGCGGGTTGCCGACGCGGCGTCGCCCGCGCGTAGCAGGAAATCGGGCGGAACGACAAGGCGGAAAAAATCCATCGATGTGGAGCGGGCTGCAGAATGA
- a CDS encoding hydrogenase maturation protease, translating to MGIGNEFRADDGVGLLVLKSLKGVLSSQVKVVELTGDQSNLVELMQRTDNMIIIDAVSSPAPAGTVFQINASEEAFPNNFFTVSTHSIDLAQSIELARTMNQLPDLVLIYGIVGKDFSFTTSMNQQVKESAETVKDKILIDVDRILGSETAKA from the coding sequence GTGGGAATAGGCAACGAATTCCGCGCGGATGACGGTGTCGGACTGCTTGTTCTGAAAAGTCTAAAAGGCGTCCTCTCTTCTCAAGTCAAAGTGGTCGAATTGACCGGCGATCAATCCAACCTGGTTGAACTGATGCAACGCACGGATAACATGATAATCATTGATGCGGTTTCCTCGCCTGCGCCCGCGGGAACCGTCTTCCAAATTAATGCCAGTGAAGAGGCGTTCCCTAATAATTTTTTCACCGTCTCCACTCACAGCATCGATCTTGCGCAGTCGATCGAGCTGGCGCGTACCATGAACCAGCTTCCTGATCTTGTCTTGATTTACGGAATTGTCGGGAAAGATTTTTCTTTTACCACATCGATGAACCAGCAAGTCAAGGAGTCCGCGGAGACAGTCAAAGACAAGATACTCATCGATGTGGACCGGATATTAGGAAGTGAGACTGCGAAGGCATGA